A genomic segment from Drosophila miranda strain MSH22 chromosome 3, D.miranda_PacBio2.1, whole genome shotgun sequence encodes:
- the LOC117187966 gene encoding atypical protein kinase C isoform X1 gives MAWGYWSATTVDRGRSPRRLTQCTPLPVNIVQQEEEEEEQQQQQQQPLPPACMPQQQQQQPHQHQHQQSQTCPSTPSANQQGSGNLCYSPSCRSRCSSPCPGSPCGSITPPPPPLLTSSQQHLHSNKNCPAAQQLMTHLDYAARRQSLDQLDSPQSKYFDIQANQLSDIMCRGAVVSSIQSANNTLTRGVSLHSRSGSAHGSHHGSHHGSHHSHSHHGSAHGSLGCLQGGVGVGVGVGVGTGSTGSIGMMSAGHIDTGDYDVPHPHPYTHHYMQTTASVTPPRGSLSRPGSAGAVCAGHDSGSDSSQGCGGSIMGGMLVMGHPGHMGSLGHHSTGSGSLGRCSSRCHNTNTTTTDDSGGGSSGGGGGGVGGGSASIAVGMPGMLIDYHHGHHSHSGSAGSGLNGCGAGSIAGGSIGGRSSVLGTIHNGHGHHHQQYHHECIHYERLPIPVPIPTVPMGVALPQQQQQMPPQHQLQSEEEIEPAYATVFPNVPQAPGLSCDGEDRSIYRRGARRWRKLYRVNGHIFQAKRFNRRAFCAYCQDRIWGLGRQGFKCIQCKLLVHKKCHKLVQKHCTDQPEPLVKERAEESSDPMPVPLPPLPYEAMGGSSDACETHDHAHIVAPPPPDDPLEPGTQRQYSLNDFELIRVIGRGSYAKVLMVELRRTRRIYAMKVIKKALVTDDEDIDWVQTEKHVFETASNHPFLVGLHSCFQTPSRLFFVIEFVRGGDLMYHMQRQRRLPEEHARFYAAEISLALNFLHEKGIIYRDLKLDNVLLDHEGHIKLTDYGMCKEGIRSGDTTSTFCGTPNYIAPEILRGEDYGFSVDWWALGVLLYEMLAGRSPFDLAGASENPDQNTEDYLFQVILEKTIRIPRSLSVRAASVLKGFLNKNPADRLGCHRESAFMDIVSHPFFKNMDWELIAQKEVQPPYIPNLDPGDPYVTTNFDAQFTREPPELTPDDPHVIDNIDQSEFEGFEYVNPLLMSLEDCV, from the exons ATGGCCTGGGGATACTGGTCTGCCACGACTGTGGATCGAGGACGCTCGCCGCGCCGCCTAACGCAGTGCACACCGCTGCCCGTGAACATagtgcagcaggaggaggaggaggaggagcagcagcagcagcagcagcagccgttgCCGCCAGCGTGCatgccccagcagcagcagcagcagccgcatcagcatcagcaccaACAATCGCAAACCTGCCCCAGCACGCCGTCAGCCAATCAACAGGGGAGCGGCAACCTCTGCTACAGTCCGTCGTGTCGATCCCGCTGCTCGAGTCCGTGTCCGGGCTCCCCCTGCGGCTCCATAacaccgccgccaccgccgctgcTGACATCCTCGCAGCAGCATCTCCACTCGAACAAGAACTGTCCCGCTGCCCAGCAGCTGATGACACACCTGGACTATGCGGCCAGAAGGCAGTCGTTGGATCAGCTGGATAGTCCGCAG TCGAAGTACTTCGACATccaggccaatcagctgtcgGACATCATGTGCCGCGGCGCTGTGGTCAGCTCCATCCAGTCGGCCAACAACACACTAACCCGAGGCGTCTCGCTGCACAGTCGGAGCGGCAGTGCCCATGGGAGCCACCACGGAAGCCACCATGGGAGccaccacagccacagccaccacgGGAGTGCCCATGGATCGTTGGGCTGCCTCCAGGGGGGCGTAGGAGTGGGCGTTGGCGTGGGCGTCGGTACCGGAAGCACCGGTAGCATTGGAATGATGTCGGCGGGCCACATCGATACGGGCGACTATGATGTGCCGCATCCGCACCCGTACACGCACCACTATATGCAGACAACGGCATCGGTGACGCCCCCGCGTGGCAGCCTGAGTCGGCCGGGATCGGCGGGAGCCGTGTGTGCCGGCCACGACTCCGGATCGGATTCGAGTCAGGGCTGTGGGGGCTCCATCATGGGAGGAATGCTGGTCATGGGCCATCCCGGCCACATGGGCAGCCTGGGACACCACAGCACGGGCAGCGGCTCCCTCGGACGGTGCTCGAGTCGCTGCCACAACACGAACACCACAACGACGGATGACTCGGGCGGCGGTAGCagtggtggcggcggcggaggcGTCGGCGGAGGCAGTGCCTCGATTGCCGTGGGCATGCCTGGCATGCTGATTGACTACCATCATGGCCACCACAGTCACAGTGGCAGCGCCGGCAGCGGCCTCAACGGCTGCGGAGCGGGCAGCATCGCCGGCGGAAGCATTGGAGGTCGCAGCAGTGTCCTGGGCACCATTCACAACGGCCACggccatcatcatcagcaaTATCATCACGAGTGCATTCACTACGAGCGTCTGCCCATTCCCGTGCCCATTCCCACAGTGCCCATGGGCGTGGCcctgccacagcagcagcagcagatgccGCCGCAGCATCAGCTGCAGTCGGAGGAGGAGATCGAGCCGGCCTATGCGACAG TATTTCCCAATGTTCCTCAAGCGCCGGGATTGTCCTGCGATGGCGAAGATC GCAGCATCTATCGACGTGGTGCTCGACGGTGGCGTAAACTGTATCGCGTCAACGGACACATTTTCCAGGCCAAGCGTTTCAATCGG CGTGCTTTCTGTGCCTATTGCCAGGATCGTATCTGGGGCCTGGGACGACAGGGTTTCAAGTGCATACAATGCAAGCTGCTGGTGCACAAAAAGTGCCACAAGCTGGTGCAGAAGCACTGCACCGACCAGCCAGAGCCATTGGTCAAGGAGCGGGCCGAGGAGTCGAGCGACCCGATGCCGGTGCCATTGCCCCCGCTGCCGTACGAGGCCATGGGCGGCAGCTCGGACGCCTGCGAGACGCACGATCATGCGCACATCGTGGCCCCGCCACCGCCCGATGATCCCCTGGAGCCGGGCACCCAGCGCCAGTACTCGCTGAACGACTTCGAGCTGATACGCGTCATCGGCCGTGGAAGCTACGCCAAGGTGCTAATGGTGGAGCTGCGGCGCACGCGTCGCATCTACGCCATGAAGGTGATCAAGAAGGCCCTGGTGACCGACGACGAGGACATCGACTGGGTGCAGACGGAGAAGCATGTGTTCGAGACGGCGTCAAACCACCCGTTCTTGGTGGGACTGCATTCGTGCTTCCAGACGCCGTCGCGTCTCTTCTTTGTCATTGAGTTCGTGCGGGGCGGCGACCTGATGTACCACATGCAGCGCCAGAGGCGGCTGCCCGAGGAGCACGCCCGCTTCTATGCGGCGGAGATAAGTCTGGCCCTGAACTTCCTCCACGAAAAGGGAATCATCTATCGCGATCTGAAGCTGGACAACGTGCTGCTCGACCACGAGGGGCACATCAAACTTACCGACTACGGCATGTGCAAGGAAGGCATTCGCTCGGGCGACACAACCTCCACGTTCTGCGGCACACCCAACTACATTGCCCCAGAGATCCTGCGAGGCGAGGACTACGGCTTCTCCGTCGACTGGTGGGCATTGGGCGTCTTGCTCTATGAGATGCTGGCCGGACGCAGTCCGTTCGACTTGGCCGGTGCCTCTGAGAATCCCGATCAG AACACGGAGGATTATCTGTTCCAAGTGATTCTGGAGAAGACCATTCGTATACCGCGGTCCTTGAGCGTTCGGGCCGCCTCTGTCCTGAAAGGTTTCCTCAACAAGAATCCCGCTGATCGTTTGGGCTGCCATCGGGAGTCCGCCTTCATGGATATCGTCAGCCATCCGTTCTTCAAGAATATGGACTGGGAATTG ATTGCACAGAAGGAGGTGCAACCGCCTTACATACCGAACCTGGATCCTGGCGATCCCTATGTGACAACAAATTTCGATGCTCAATTTACGCGAGAACCGCCCGAACTAACGCCCGACGATCC TCATGTCATTGACAACATTGATCAGTCGGAGTTCGAGGGCTTTGAGTATGTGAATCCGTTGCTGATGTCCCTGGAGGATTGCGTCTGA
- the LOC117187966 gene encoding atypical protein kinase C isoform X2 — protein MAWGYWSATTVDRGRSPRRLTQCTPLPVNIVQQEEEEEEQQQQQQQPLPPACMPQQQQQQPHQHQHQQSQTCPSTPSANQQGSGNLCYSPSCRSRCSSPCPGSPCGSITPPPPPLLTSSQQHLHSNKNCPAAQQLMTHLDYAARRQSLDQLDSPQSKYFDIQANQLSDIMCRGAVVSSIQSANNTLTRGVSLHSRSGSAHGSHHGSHHGSHHSHSHHGSAHGSLGCLQGGVGVGVGVGVGTGSTGSIGMMSAGHIDTGDYDVPHPHPYTHHYMQTTASVTPPRGSLSRPGSAGAVCAGHDSGSDSSQGCGGSIMGGMLVMGHPGHMGSLGHHSTGSGSLGRCSSRCHNTNTTTTDDSGGGSSGGGGGGVGGGSASIAVGMPGMLIDYHHGHHSHSGSAGSGLNGCGAGSIAGGSIGGRSSVLGTIHNGHGHHHQQYHHECIHYERLPIPVPIPTVPMGVALPQQQQQMPPQHQLQSEEEIEPAYATVFPNVPQAPGLSCDGEDRSIYRRGARRWRKLYRVNGHIFQAKRFNRRAFCAYCQDRIWGLGRQGFKCIQCKLLVHKKCHKLVQKHCTDQPEPLVKERAEESSDPMPVPLPPLPYEAMGGSSDACETHDHAHIVAPPPPDDPLEPGTQRQYSLNDFELIRVIGRGSYAKVLMVELRRTRRIYAMKVIKKALVTDDEDIDWVQTEKHVFETASNHPFLVGLHSCFQTPSRLFFVIEFVRGGDLMYHMQRQRRLPEEHARFYAAEISLALNFLHEKGIIYRDLKLDNVLLDHEGHIKLTDYGMCKEGIRSGDTTSTFCGTPNYIAPEILRGEDYGFSVDWWALGVLLYEMLAGRSPFDLAGASENPDQNTEDYLFQVILEKTIRIPRSLSVRAASVLKGFLNKNPADRLGCHRESAFMDIVSHPFFKNMDWELLERKQVTPPFKPRLDSDRDLANFPPEFTGEAVQLTPDDDHVIDNIDQSEFEGFEYVNPLLMSLEDCV, from the exons ATGGCCTGGGGATACTGGTCTGCCACGACTGTGGATCGAGGACGCTCGCCGCGCCGCCTAACGCAGTGCACACCGCTGCCCGTGAACATagtgcagcaggaggaggaggaggaggagcagcagcagcagcagcagcagccgttgCCGCCAGCGTGCatgccccagcagcagcagcagcagccgcatcagcatcagcaccaACAATCGCAAACCTGCCCCAGCACGCCGTCAGCCAATCAACAGGGGAGCGGCAACCTCTGCTACAGTCCGTCGTGTCGATCCCGCTGCTCGAGTCCGTGTCCGGGCTCCCCCTGCGGCTCCATAacaccgccgccaccgccgctgcTGACATCCTCGCAGCAGCATCTCCACTCGAACAAGAACTGTCCCGCTGCCCAGCAGCTGATGACACACCTGGACTATGCGGCCAGAAGGCAGTCGTTGGATCAGCTGGATAGTCCGCAG TCGAAGTACTTCGACATccaggccaatcagctgtcgGACATCATGTGCCGCGGCGCTGTGGTCAGCTCCATCCAGTCGGCCAACAACACACTAACCCGAGGCGTCTCGCTGCACAGTCGGAGCGGCAGTGCCCATGGGAGCCACCACGGAAGCCACCATGGGAGccaccacagccacagccaccacgGGAGTGCCCATGGATCGTTGGGCTGCCTCCAGGGGGGCGTAGGAGTGGGCGTTGGCGTGGGCGTCGGTACCGGAAGCACCGGTAGCATTGGAATGATGTCGGCGGGCCACATCGATACGGGCGACTATGATGTGCCGCATCCGCACCCGTACACGCACCACTATATGCAGACAACGGCATCGGTGACGCCCCCGCGTGGCAGCCTGAGTCGGCCGGGATCGGCGGGAGCCGTGTGTGCCGGCCACGACTCCGGATCGGATTCGAGTCAGGGCTGTGGGGGCTCCATCATGGGAGGAATGCTGGTCATGGGCCATCCCGGCCACATGGGCAGCCTGGGACACCACAGCACGGGCAGCGGCTCCCTCGGACGGTGCTCGAGTCGCTGCCACAACACGAACACCACAACGACGGATGACTCGGGCGGCGGTAGCagtggtggcggcggcggaggcGTCGGCGGAGGCAGTGCCTCGATTGCCGTGGGCATGCCTGGCATGCTGATTGACTACCATCATGGCCACCACAGTCACAGTGGCAGCGCCGGCAGCGGCCTCAACGGCTGCGGAGCGGGCAGCATCGCCGGCGGAAGCATTGGAGGTCGCAGCAGTGTCCTGGGCACCATTCACAACGGCCACggccatcatcatcagcaaTATCATCACGAGTGCATTCACTACGAGCGTCTGCCCATTCCCGTGCCCATTCCCACAGTGCCCATGGGCGTGGCcctgccacagcagcagcagcagatgccGCCGCAGCATCAGCTGCAGTCGGAGGAGGAGATCGAGCCGGCCTATGCGACAG TATTTCCCAATGTTCCTCAAGCGCCGGGATTGTCCTGCGATGGCGAAGATC GCAGCATCTATCGACGTGGTGCTCGACGGTGGCGTAAACTGTATCGCGTCAACGGACACATTTTCCAGGCCAAGCGTTTCAATCGG CGTGCTTTCTGTGCCTATTGCCAGGATCGTATCTGGGGCCTGGGACGACAGGGTTTCAAGTGCATACAATGCAAGCTGCTGGTGCACAAAAAGTGCCACAAGCTGGTGCAGAAGCACTGCACCGACCAGCCAGAGCCATTGGTCAAGGAGCGGGCCGAGGAGTCGAGCGACCCGATGCCGGTGCCATTGCCCCCGCTGCCGTACGAGGCCATGGGCGGCAGCTCGGACGCCTGCGAGACGCACGATCATGCGCACATCGTGGCCCCGCCACCGCCCGATGATCCCCTGGAGCCGGGCACCCAGCGCCAGTACTCGCTGAACGACTTCGAGCTGATACGCGTCATCGGCCGTGGAAGCTACGCCAAGGTGCTAATGGTGGAGCTGCGGCGCACGCGTCGCATCTACGCCATGAAGGTGATCAAGAAGGCCCTGGTGACCGACGACGAGGACATCGACTGGGTGCAGACGGAGAAGCATGTGTTCGAGACGGCGTCAAACCACCCGTTCTTGGTGGGACTGCATTCGTGCTTCCAGACGCCGTCGCGTCTCTTCTTTGTCATTGAGTTCGTGCGGGGCGGCGACCTGATGTACCACATGCAGCGCCAGAGGCGGCTGCCCGAGGAGCACGCCCGCTTCTATGCGGCGGAGATAAGTCTGGCCCTGAACTTCCTCCACGAAAAGGGAATCATCTATCGCGATCTGAAGCTGGACAACGTGCTGCTCGACCACGAGGGGCACATCAAACTTACCGACTACGGCATGTGCAAGGAAGGCATTCGCTCGGGCGACACAACCTCCACGTTCTGCGGCACACCCAACTACATTGCCCCAGAGATCCTGCGAGGCGAGGACTACGGCTTCTCCGTCGACTGGTGGGCATTGGGCGTCTTGCTCTATGAGATGCTGGCCGGACGCAGTCCGTTCGACTTGGCCGGTGCCTCTGAGAATCCCGATCAG AACACGGAGGATTATCTGTTCCAAGTGATTCTGGAGAAGACCATTCGTATACCGCGGTCCTTGAGCGTTCGGGCCGCCTCTGTCCTGAAAGGTTTCCTCAACAAGAATCCCGCTGATCGTTTGGGCTGCCATCGGGAGTCCGCCTTCATGGATATCGTCAGCCATCCGTTCTTCAAGAATATGGACTGGGAATTG CTTGAGCGCAAACAGGTCACGCCACCATTCAAGCCACGCTTAGACTCAGATCGCGACTTGGCCAACTTCCCGCCCGAGTTCACTGGCGAGGCCGTGCAGCTGACCCCGGATGATGA TCATGTCATTGACAACATTGATCAGTCGGAGTTCGAGGGCTTTGAGTATGTGAATCCGTTGCTGATGTCCCTGGAGGATTGCGTCTGA
- the LOC117187966 gene encoding atypical protein kinase C isoform X5, with translation MIIWSGFCEAAQIYSTQTATFMSGGASLFPNVPQAPGLSCDGEDRSIYRRGARRWRKLYRVNGHIFQAKRFNRRAFCAYCQDRIWGLGRQGFKCIQCKLLVHKKCHKLVQKHCTDQPEPLVKERAEESSDPMPVPLPPLPYEAMGGSSDACETHDHAHIVAPPPPDDPLEPGTQRQYSLNDFELIRVIGRGSYAKVLMVELRRTRRIYAMKVIKKALVTDDEDIDWVQTEKHVFETASNHPFLVGLHSCFQTPSRLFFVIEFVRGGDLMYHMQRQRRLPEEHARFYAAEISLALNFLHEKGIIYRDLKLDNVLLDHEGHIKLTDYGMCKEGIRSGDTTSTFCGTPNYIAPEILRGEDYGFSVDWWALGVLLYEMLAGRSPFDLAGASENPDQNTEDYLFQVILEKTIRIPRSLSVRAASVLKGFLNKNPADRLGCHRESAFMDIVSHPFFKNMDWELIAQKEVQPPYIPNLDPGDPYVTTNFDAQFTREPPELTPDDPHVIDNIDQSEFEGFEYVNPLLMSLEDCV, from the exons ATGATTATCTGGAGCGGCTTCTGCGAGGCGGCCCAAATATATAGCACTCAGACGGCGACGTTTATGAGTGGTGGGGCATCGT TATTTCCCAATGTTCCTCAAGCGCCGGGATTGTCCTGCGATGGCGAAGATC GCAGCATCTATCGACGTGGTGCTCGACGGTGGCGTAAACTGTATCGCGTCAACGGACACATTTTCCAGGCCAAGCGTTTCAATCGG CGTGCTTTCTGTGCCTATTGCCAGGATCGTATCTGGGGCCTGGGACGACAGGGTTTCAAGTGCATACAATGCAAGCTGCTGGTGCACAAAAAGTGCCACAAGCTGGTGCAGAAGCACTGCACCGACCAGCCAGAGCCATTGGTCAAGGAGCGGGCCGAGGAGTCGAGCGACCCGATGCCGGTGCCATTGCCCCCGCTGCCGTACGAGGCCATGGGCGGCAGCTCGGACGCCTGCGAGACGCACGATCATGCGCACATCGTGGCCCCGCCACCGCCCGATGATCCCCTGGAGCCGGGCACCCAGCGCCAGTACTCGCTGAACGACTTCGAGCTGATACGCGTCATCGGCCGTGGAAGCTACGCCAAGGTGCTAATGGTGGAGCTGCGGCGCACGCGTCGCATCTACGCCATGAAGGTGATCAAGAAGGCCCTGGTGACCGACGACGAGGACATCGACTGGGTGCAGACGGAGAAGCATGTGTTCGAGACGGCGTCAAACCACCCGTTCTTGGTGGGACTGCATTCGTGCTTCCAGACGCCGTCGCGTCTCTTCTTTGTCATTGAGTTCGTGCGGGGCGGCGACCTGATGTACCACATGCAGCGCCAGAGGCGGCTGCCCGAGGAGCACGCCCGCTTCTATGCGGCGGAGATAAGTCTGGCCCTGAACTTCCTCCACGAAAAGGGAATCATCTATCGCGATCTGAAGCTGGACAACGTGCTGCTCGACCACGAGGGGCACATCAAACTTACCGACTACGGCATGTGCAAGGAAGGCATTCGCTCGGGCGACACAACCTCCACGTTCTGCGGCACACCCAACTACATTGCCCCAGAGATCCTGCGAGGCGAGGACTACGGCTTCTCCGTCGACTGGTGGGCATTGGGCGTCTTGCTCTATGAGATGCTGGCCGGACGCAGTCCGTTCGACTTGGCCGGTGCCTCTGAGAATCCCGATCAG AACACGGAGGATTATCTGTTCCAAGTGATTCTGGAGAAGACCATTCGTATACCGCGGTCCTTGAGCGTTCGGGCCGCCTCTGTCCTGAAAGGTTTCCTCAACAAGAATCCCGCTGATCGTTTGGGCTGCCATCGGGAGTCCGCCTTCATGGATATCGTCAGCCATCCGTTCTTCAAGAATATGGACTGGGAATTG ATTGCACAGAAGGAGGTGCAACCGCCTTACATACCGAACCTGGATCCTGGCGATCCCTATGTGACAACAAATTTCGATGCTCAATTTACGCGAGAACCGCCCGAACTAACGCCCGACGATCC TCATGTCATTGACAACATTGATCAGTCGGAGTTCGAGGGCTTTGAGTATGTGAATCCGTTGCTGATGTCCCTGGAGGATTGCGTCTGA
- the LOC117187966 gene encoding atypical protein kinase C isoform X6: MIIWSGFCEAAQIYSTQTATFMSGGASLFPNVPQAPGLSCDGEDRSIYRRGARRWRKLYRVNGHIFQAKRFNRRAFCAYCQDRIWGLGRQGFKCIQCKLLVHKKCHKLVQKHCTDQPEPLVKERAEESSDPMPVPLPPLPYEAMGGSSDACETHDHAHIVAPPPPDDPLEPGTQRQYSLNDFELIRVIGRGSYAKVLMVELRRTRRIYAMKVIKKALVTDDEDIDWVQTEKHVFETASNHPFLVGLHSCFQTPSRLFFVIEFVRGGDLMYHMQRQRRLPEEHARFYAAEISLALNFLHEKGIIYRDLKLDNVLLDHEGHIKLTDYGMCKEGIRSGDTTSTFCGTPNYIAPEILRGEDYGFSVDWWALGVLLYEMLAGRSPFDLAGASENPDQNTEDYLFQVILEKTIRIPRSLSVRAASVLKGFLNKNPADRLGCHRESAFMDIVSHPFFKNMDWELLERKQVTPPFKPRLDSDRDLANFPPEFTGEAVQLTPDDDHVIDNIDQSEFEGFEYVNPLLMSLEDCV; this comes from the exons ATGATTATCTGGAGCGGCTTCTGCGAGGCGGCCCAAATATATAGCACTCAGACGGCGACGTTTATGAGTGGTGGGGCATCGT TATTTCCCAATGTTCCTCAAGCGCCGGGATTGTCCTGCGATGGCGAAGATC GCAGCATCTATCGACGTGGTGCTCGACGGTGGCGTAAACTGTATCGCGTCAACGGACACATTTTCCAGGCCAAGCGTTTCAATCGG CGTGCTTTCTGTGCCTATTGCCAGGATCGTATCTGGGGCCTGGGACGACAGGGTTTCAAGTGCATACAATGCAAGCTGCTGGTGCACAAAAAGTGCCACAAGCTGGTGCAGAAGCACTGCACCGACCAGCCAGAGCCATTGGTCAAGGAGCGGGCCGAGGAGTCGAGCGACCCGATGCCGGTGCCATTGCCCCCGCTGCCGTACGAGGCCATGGGCGGCAGCTCGGACGCCTGCGAGACGCACGATCATGCGCACATCGTGGCCCCGCCACCGCCCGATGATCCCCTGGAGCCGGGCACCCAGCGCCAGTACTCGCTGAACGACTTCGAGCTGATACGCGTCATCGGCCGTGGAAGCTACGCCAAGGTGCTAATGGTGGAGCTGCGGCGCACGCGTCGCATCTACGCCATGAAGGTGATCAAGAAGGCCCTGGTGACCGACGACGAGGACATCGACTGGGTGCAGACGGAGAAGCATGTGTTCGAGACGGCGTCAAACCACCCGTTCTTGGTGGGACTGCATTCGTGCTTCCAGACGCCGTCGCGTCTCTTCTTTGTCATTGAGTTCGTGCGGGGCGGCGACCTGATGTACCACATGCAGCGCCAGAGGCGGCTGCCCGAGGAGCACGCCCGCTTCTATGCGGCGGAGATAAGTCTGGCCCTGAACTTCCTCCACGAAAAGGGAATCATCTATCGCGATCTGAAGCTGGACAACGTGCTGCTCGACCACGAGGGGCACATCAAACTTACCGACTACGGCATGTGCAAGGAAGGCATTCGCTCGGGCGACACAACCTCCACGTTCTGCGGCACACCCAACTACATTGCCCCAGAGATCCTGCGAGGCGAGGACTACGGCTTCTCCGTCGACTGGTGGGCATTGGGCGTCTTGCTCTATGAGATGCTGGCCGGACGCAGTCCGTTCGACTTGGCCGGTGCCTCTGAGAATCCCGATCAG AACACGGAGGATTATCTGTTCCAAGTGATTCTGGAGAAGACCATTCGTATACCGCGGTCCTTGAGCGTTCGGGCCGCCTCTGTCCTGAAAGGTTTCCTCAACAAGAATCCCGCTGATCGTTTGGGCTGCCATCGGGAGTCCGCCTTCATGGATATCGTCAGCCATCCGTTCTTCAAGAATATGGACTGGGAATTG CTTGAGCGCAAACAGGTCACGCCACCATTCAAGCCACGCTTAGACTCAGATCGCGACTTGGCCAACTTCCCGCCCGAGTTCACTGGCGAGGCCGTGCAGCTGACCCCGGATGATGA TCATGTCATTGACAACATTGATCAGTCGGAGTTCGAGGGCTTTGAGTATGTGAATCCGTTGCTGATGTCCCTGGAGGATTGCGTCTGA
- the LOC117187966 gene encoding atypical protein kinase C isoform X7: MGKLAFLFPNVPQAPGLSCDGEDRSIYRRGARRWRKLYRVNGHIFQAKRFNRRAFCAYCQDRIWGLGRQGFKCIQCKLLVHKKCHKLVQKHCTDQPEPLVKERAEESSDPMPVPLPPLPYEAMGGSSDACETHDHAHIVAPPPPDDPLEPGTQRQYSLNDFELIRVIGRGSYAKVLMVELRRTRRIYAMKVIKKALVTDDEDIDWVQTEKHVFETASNHPFLVGLHSCFQTPSRLFFVIEFVRGGDLMYHMQRQRRLPEEHARFYAAEISLALNFLHEKGIIYRDLKLDNVLLDHEGHIKLTDYGMCKEGIRSGDTTSTFCGTPNYIAPEILRGEDYGFSVDWWALGVLLYEMLAGRSPFDLAGASENPDQNTEDYLFQVILEKTIRIPRSLSVRAASVLKGFLNKNPADRLGCHRESAFMDIVSHPFFKNMDWELLERKQVTPPFKPRLDSDRDLANFPPEFTGEAVQLTPDDDHVIDNIDQSEFEGFEYVNPLLMSLEDCV; encoded by the exons ATGGGCAAACTAGCTTTCC TATTTCCCAATGTTCCTCAAGCGCCGGGATTGTCCTGCGATGGCGAAGATC GCAGCATCTATCGACGTGGTGCTCGACGGTGGCGTAAACTGTATCGCGTCAACGGACACATTTTCCAGGCCAAGCGTTTCAATCGG CGTGCTTTCTGTGCCTATTGCCAGGATCGTATCTGGGGCCTGGGACGACAGGGTTTCAAGTGCATACAATGCAAGCTGCTGGTGCACAAAAAGTGCCACAAGCTGGTGCAGAAGCACTGCACCGACCAGCCAGAGCCATTGGTCAAGGAGCGGGCCGAGGAGTCGAGCGACCCGATGCCGGTGCCATTGCCCCCGCTGCCGTACGAGGCCATGGGCGGCAGCTCGGACGCCTGCGAGACGCACGATCATGCGCACATCGTGGCCCCGCCACCGCCCGATGATCCCCTGGAGCCGGGCACCCAGCGCCAGTACTCGCTGAACGACTTCGAGCTGATACGCGTCATCGGCCGTGGAAGCTACGCCAAGGTGCTAATGGTGGAGCTGCGGCGCACGCGTCGCATCTACGCCATGAAGGTGATCAAGAAGGCCCTGGTGACCGACGACGAGGACATCGACTGGGTGCAGACGGAGAAGCATGTGTTCGAGACGGCGTCAAACCACCCGTTCTTGGTGGGACTGCATTCGTGCTTCCAGACGCCGTCGCGTCTCTTCTTTGTCATTGAGTTCGTGCGGGGCGGCGACCTGATGTACCACATGCAGCGCCAGAGGCGGCTGCCCGAGGAGCACGCCCGCTTCTATGCGGCGGAGATAAGTCTGGCCCTGAACTTCCTCCACGAAAAGGGAATCATCTATCGCGATCTGAAGCTGGACAACGTGCTGCTCGACCACGAGGGGCACATCAAACTTACCGACTACGGCATGTGCAAGGAAGGCATTCGCTCGGGCGACACAACCTCCACGTTCTGCGGCACACCCAACTACATTGCCCCAGAGATCCTGCGAGGCGAGGACTACGGCTTCTCCGTCGACTGGTGGGCATTGGGCGTCTTGCTCTATGAGATGCTGGCCGGACGCAGTCCGTTCGACTTGGCCGGTGCCTCTGAGAATCCCGATCAG AACACGGAGGATTATCTGTTCCAAGTGATTCTGGAGAAGACCATTCGTATACCGCGGTCCTTGAGCGTTCGGGCCGCCTCTGTCCTGAAAGGTTTCCTCAACAAGAATCCCGCTGATCGTTTGGGCTGCCATCGGGAGTCCGCCTTCATGGATATCGTCAGCCATCCGTTCTTCAAGAATATGGACTGGGAATTG CTTGAGCGCAAACAGGTCACGCCACCATTCAAGCCACGCTTAGACTCAGATCGCGACTTGGCCAACTTCCCGCCCGAGTTCACTGGCGAGGCCGTGCAGCTGACCCCGGATGATGA TCATGTCATTGACAACATTGATCAGTCGGAGTTCGAGGGCTTTGAGTATGTGAATCCGTTGCTGATGTCCCTGGAGGATTGCGTCTGA